The Streptomyces vinaceus genome contains the following window.
GGCCGCCGCGACTGCCGGACCAGCCGATCTTCTACCCCGTCCTGAACGAGGACTACGCGATCCGCATCGCCCGCGACTGGAACGTCAAGCACAGCGGCGCCGGCTTCGTGACGCGCTTCGAGGTCGACACCGCGTTCCTGGCCCGCTACCCGGTCCGCCAGGTGGGCGGGGAGACGATCCTGGAGCTGTGGGTGCCGGCGCAGGAGCTGGACGAGTTCAACGCGCACATCGTGGGCCGGATCGAGGTCGTCCACGAGTTCCGCTGAGCCGAGATCAAAGCCTGGTCCGGGGAGCCGTGAGCGAAAACAATGGCGGTATGACCTCCACGCCGCCCACCCGCGCCCGGTCCTTCGACGCCGCCGCCGCGCTGTACTCCGCGAACCGGCCCGGATATCCCGGGGAGTTGTTCGACGCCGTCGAGGAGCTCGCCGGGCGCGGGCTGCGCGGGGCCAGGGTGGCCGACGTGGGGGCCGGGACCGGGATCGCCACCGGGCTGCTGCGCGCCCGCGGGGCGGAGGTCCTCGCCGTCGAGCCCGGCGACGGAATGGCCGCCGAGTTCCGGCGCTCGAACCCCGGGATCCCACTCGTGCGCGGGGACGGGGACCGGCTGCCGCTCGTCACCGCCGGGTTCGACTTCCTGACGTACGCCCAGGCCTGGCACTGGACCGACCCCGCCCGCTCCGTCCCCGAGGCCCGCCGCGTGCTGCGGCCCGGCGGGGCGCTCGCGCTCTGGTGGAACGACATGGACCCCGCCGTCCCCTGGATCGCCGAGCAGGACGAGCGGATCCGGGACCTGTTCGACGCCGGCGGGCTCACCTACCGGGCCCTGCCCGCGGAGCTGGACCTCACCGTGCGCGAGATCCGCTGGTCGCGGCGGATCCCGCTCGACGTCCACCTCGCCAACCACGCGAGCCACTCCGCCTTCCTGATGCTCGGCCCGGCCGGCACGCGGGAGTTCCTCGACGCCGAACGGGCCCGGCTGACCGCGCTGTTCCCCGACGGGACGGTCGAGGAGCGCTACGTGGTCACCCTCGCCGTGGCCCTCGTATGAGCCGCTGCCCTCCCTACCGCTCGTGGAGCACGGCCGCCCGGCACTCCGACGGC
Protein-coding sequences here:
- a CDS encoding ADP-ribosylation/crystallin J1, which encodes MSTTTPNTDTSTDVSANANTTTLWRPTGPVELDLVRALDRRAWPPRLPDQPIFYPVLNEDYAIRIARDWNVKHSGAGFVTRFEVDTAFLARYPVRQVGGETILELWVPAQELDEFNAHIVGRIEVVHEFR
- a CDS encoding class I SAM-dependent methyltransferase; amino-acid sequence: MTSTPPTRARSFDAAAALYSANRPGYPGELFDAVEELAGRGLRGARVADVGAGTGIATGLLRARGAEVLAVEPGDGMAAEFRRSNPGIPLVRGDGDRLPLVTAGFDFLTYAQAWHWTDPARSVPEARRVLRPGGALALWWNDMDPAVPWIAEQDERIRDLFDAGGLTYRALPAELDLTVREIRWSRRIPLDVHLANHASHSAFLMLGPAGTREFLDAERARLTALFPDGTVEERYVVTLAVALV